A stretch of DNA from Salvelinus sp. IW2-2015 linkage group LG20, ASM291031v2, whole genome shotgun sequence:
cctagcactgtaagatcatattttataacttagctagtcatgttggcagtagaacaagctttcaaaccATGCCCACCTTACCCAGATTGCcatttataatggaccgttttttgggattgcgtaaacaacaacagtaattgtgtgatggcggggaggGATGGTTGTGTTCCAAACGACTGtgcttgtgtcaggtgaactgttgtgccCTCACCTTTGCTCTAATACTTTTCCCATTATCTCCaaagtgttccctttcaattgctaccgtGGTTATGCATTtgattttcatatttcttctgtaggaaacatttcaatttagccctatccattataggcaattcccacgagtgtaaagggttcaTTGCTTTTCCCCTGTTTGATGTCTTTGATTCGGTTATGTTGTGGCTATATCACTGCCTAACTGATCCTCTGCGTCTCCCCAGGTGCATCTTCCTCATCGTGCTATTTGCTCAGTACCTGAGGAACTGGTCCTTCCCTTTCCTCACCTACAACAGGAAGAAAGGCTTCGGCGTCACCAGGTTCCAGATCTTCAAGATGTTCCCGGTTAGAACCAACAAACCACATATTTGTCTCACAGGGATGTTGAAAAGTCCTCCGATCCATGCTAATCAGATGTTCTCATGTAGGGCATGAACTAATATTCATCAAATACACAAAGCTATTCATTCACAGCACTTACCATGCCACTCTAATCTTGAGAGGTATAATAAAGTCTCATCTTAGGCAGACTTTATTGCATTTTCCTCTGTGTTACTGCCTTAATCAGTGCTGCCAGCCAGGTCATGGGGACATTGTCAAGGCCAGGCTATATAAATGACTCACTGTGATAGATAGACACAGACCACAGGGGTAATTTCACCATTACGTTAAGGCAAAGTATTAGCTTCCTGATGAAAAGGGCTGTAAGAATGGGCACAGAATAGGCCKACATAATAAGCTCTATGATTAGGTTGTATGATATGTCATGCTGTTCCCCTTCTCTGTGTGGTRCTGTATTAAGATTATCATGGCCATCATGTTGGTGTGGCTGCTGTGTTACATCCTGACCCTGACCGACGTGCTGCCCAGTGACCCCAGCAAGTACGGACAGAAGGCACGCACCGATGCGCGTGGTGACATCATGACCCTCTCCCCCTGGTTCCGCTTCCCCTACCCCTGTAAGAGGCCAGCCTTACAGCCATCGTCTCTCACACTGGGCCAGATTGRACACCTGAGCTAGAGCAAGGGTCAAGTTAAGAAAGTGGATGACACTGGCCATTTATGTTCACCTTTAGAATGACCTTATATAACATTTTGAATGGTTTAAATGATCTAAGTTGTCATCCATTGCCATCGCCTCTTGTCTTGCTGCATAGGGGAATGATTCCRacttgtggtgtttgtgtgtccctGAAAGGTCAGTGGGGGTTGCCCACGGTGACCATCGCCGGAGTGCTGGGCATGTTCAGTGCCACACTAGCTGGCATTATAGAGTCTATCGGGGACTATTACGCCTGTGCTCGCCTCTCAGGGGCACCTCCGCCACCTGTCCATGCCATCAACAGGTGAGCATCAGYCTCCTACGCCAGAGCTTAGATTTCTAACCTGGACCTAAGGTTCAGAACCTAAGGTTCTGACATGAACCTATGTTCGAGATAGTCCTCTATGGTCAAGCATCAGTACTCTGtgttgatgtatgtatgtatgtgtctgcaTCATTCATTATCCTTTGTGTCTTGTCTTTCCCATACTAGGGGTATTTTCACAGAGGGGGTGTGCTGCATTATAGCAGGACTGCTGGGTACAGGAAATGGCTCCACCTCCTCCAGTCCCAACATTGGAGTTCTGGGAATCACTAAGGTTAGGAAGCTTAGCCCCTCAGCCCCTCGCCAGTTTTTCAGACATGTTGTCTTTAATCTATTTACTTAAAAGACATGAGTGTACATATGGAATCTCAGATGTTGTATTTATGTCTTGTTCGAGTTGGAATCAGCAATAATATCTGTTTGAAACGGATAAACGCTTATTAACATGGTCTCTAGTGCAAGCCCTTTGCCGCAATGGAAATCAATTGTTATTATTGACTAAGGGTCTACTCAGCTTTACATATACTGGTATGTTACTCTGGTGTGGATTAATAATCAATGAACTGCAACTGATAATAGAGGTTGCACAGTTCACATTGAGTCATGTTGTACTATGTCCCTAAACACAGGTGGGCAGCAGGAGAGTGGTGCAATACGGTGCAGCCATAATGTTCCTGTTAGGAACAGTGGGGAAATTCACTGCCCTCTTCGCATCTCTGCCTGACCCCATTCTAGGTGGCATGTTCTGCACCTTGTTCGGTGAGTCATTGGGAGACTCTCAATTGtatactcctcgcgtcctctcccYTCACGTTCTTTctcagaggggagaggggagtgaCCTCTGGGTTtcttatccaatgggttttgagaaggatgcGAGGAGAGAGGAMgcaaggagtatgcaattgagattctcccRCTGTGTTCTGTGACTTCCTAATACAGAGTCCACCACACACAGCATCATCTCAGTCTCAGCCACCAGAGGGTAGTATGATCACAAAAAACTCACTATTTCAGAAGGGGGGGGTCATATTATGTTTGTAGCTAGAAACACGGATAACCGTTTMAAAATATGACAATAATAACCTTTTCCACCcctctgttgtttgtgttgtctaCGCCCTGCAGGTATGATCACGGCTGTGGGCTTGTCCAACCTGCAGAGCGTAGACCTCAACTCCTCTAGGAATCTCTTTGTCCTCGGCTTCTCCATGTTCTTCGGTCTCATGCTGCCCAGTTACCTAGACTTGCACCCTGGCTGCATCAAAACAGGTGGGSTGCACATTTAAAAGGGTTGTATTGATAAGAAAAGGCATCATCATCTGCTGAGGAAKKGTAGSAGTGGCWTTTGAAAGTTCAGAGGATGTGTACMGTTAGACTGGTATGCAGGTTTAGTACGGTTTTGCTGCCGGATATTATGTTGATGCTATGAATAACGATTAGGATAATTCATTTGGTGGTAAATGTTTCATTGCCCTCAGGAGTTGCAGAGGTGGATCAAATCCTCACAGTGCTCCTAACCACTGAGATGTTTGTTGGAGGCTTCCTGGCGTTTGCTCTGGATAACACCATCCCAGGTATGCATGCTCTATAAGAGTGCAACCTCATCTCGTTAACAGATGTCAAACGCACAGCACCTCCTAGTCACCTCATCACACACGGATCGAAGGGAGCCGTTGCGTTGTGTTTGTTTACAGTGTGTGTCACCACCGATATCACTATGGGACACGTCAGTCCTTCAAACTGTTGCCTGTAACTACCAATGTttgtttatcaaatcaaattgcatttgtcaaaTGCCGataaaaaggtgtagattcagtgaaatgcttacttacaagccttaaccaacaatgcagtcttaagaaaataccccccccaaaaaagtaagagataagaataaaataataaagagagcagtaaaataacaatagcgaggctatatacagggggtacaatGTGCGGGGACTGGTGTCGAGGTGATTGaggatatgtacatgtaggtagagttattaaagtgactatgcatataaataaagagagtagcagcagcgtagaaaaggggggagcaatgcaaatagtctgggtagccatttgattagctgttcaggagtcttatgcttggggtagaagctgttagaagcctcttggacctaaacttggcgctcgGTTCGCGCtggtgcagtagcagagagaacagtctatgacaacggtggctggagtctttgacaattttagggcttcCCTGCaccgctggtatagaggtcctggatgcagaAGCTGGCCCGGTGATGTACTTGCTGTACgttctaccctctgtagtgcttgcggTCGGAGGCGAGCAATGCATacgcagtgatgcaacccgtcaggatgctctcaatggtgcagctgtaaaaccttttgaggatctgaggacccatgccaaatcttttcagtctcctgatggggaataggttttgtcgtgccctcttcatgactgtcacACCATgattggtgtgcttggaccatgttagtttgttggtgatgtggacgccaaggaacttgaagctctcaacctgctccactacagccccgtcgatgagatgtgtcattgtgtgtgtgtgtgtgtgtgtgtgtgtgtgtgtgtgtgtgtgttttgtgcatgtatacttgtgtgtgtggtctaaaCAGGcacaaggaaggagagagggctgTTGGACTGGAAGGCTGATGAGGGCAGTGAGGGAAGCTCAGCAAACATACATACTACTTATGACTTCCCCATTGGAATGAGCTGCGTTAGGAAGATCAGCTGCCTGCGCTATCTCCCCATCTGCCCCAGCTTCCAAGGCTTCAGGCAGCGCAGACGGAAGGACAGCATGCAGGAAAACAACGAGGATGAATtaagagagaggactgagagtgTACGCATGGACACAACAATTACCTTGGCCTGCACCAAAGTATAGTAAAAGTTCAATGATTCATCTTTTAGATTATTTTTATACTGAGGTGCGATTTTCACAGCTATTTATTGTTTTGGACACTTACAAATGCACGATGTTGCATTGTTGTGACTGGAATATTATTTACTAGAGCACATAACTCACCATTTATCTTGGAGGTTWGGTCTACCATCGCCGTTTTCTTACTCACCACCACGTTTTTATAGCGTCTATTATTGGTCTACGCTGAAGAACAAAGAGCCATATATTCAGACACATACTGACCTTATGCTTGTATACAGACTGTATCTGAAGAAGCAGGGACAACATTAgcagtgtttttttgtattttattaagtCTTTCTTGTGTACAAAATGAACAAGTAATGATCGTGTCTCTCTTCTAATGATCTGAACTCAATCTGAGGTAAAGCAAAACAGTTATGATATAAAATGAAAGTGTAATATATTAAAACATTCCTATTTTTGACTACGTTTAAATGTTGGTTTACATTATTAAGTGTGACAATAAAATGTTAAAACAGATTAGTGAGAGGAGAGCCGTCGATGAACATATTTACAATCTGACCAAAAAGTGCTGTAAGAAAGAAAACCCACATGCTTCTAAGTCAAGTCAACATGGTAATTGTACTGTATTAGCTGAGAGAGACTGAACAACAACACTGCACAGATTGGAAGAAAAAAGGGGCAGGCCAAGAGGCTAGGGTCTATTGATCTATCAAGGAAGTACAGGATCAGAATCTTTATGGCTGTTCAGTATTGATTTCACTGTGACAYGTTGAAAGATGTTGAATTGAATTTCCCATCCACATTACACCCAGAACCTTTGTCTGCCAGGGCCTCTGTCAATAGTGGCCCTGGTGAAGAGTTTGTAATCTGACGACAGCTGCCCTCTCGGCTTGTTCAGGCCACTCTCCTCAAGTAAACAATGGTGAGATGTAAAAGACAACAAAAGCTTACAAAATAATTCactcagtgtaaaaaaaaaaaatagcacccACTCAAAATCGAATTTYTCCTTTGAAAATGGCAAAAGAAAATCTGTGTTTTAAGAAAGTGTTGTTTTATCTATATTACACAACTAGACCAGGCAAACATCATCACAAAAAAAGCTGTTTGTTTATGTTAGAAAATGAGATGACATGCCATTTTAGTTACAGTAAAAGATCATCAAGCATCTGCCCAGAAAGACACAGTTTCAATAGGGAGGGAAAAGGAAGGTTCAGAGAGCCACAGGTATGCACTGTATGCATTATAGTTATGGAAAACATTGCATACCTTAGCAGCCCTCTGTTCTCTCACACAAATATCTGACAACGTGAAGTCCCGGTAGTCATCATCTTTATGGGTATTGTGTCAGGAATTTCCGGATTCAGGTGAATCAGAGATGAGACTGATTTTCCTTACTATTATTGATACCCAAGTTTTACTCAACCTGRCAGTATGTAAGACACTCTGATCCAKCTCTGGGCAGCCTTGTGCGGCCTACCCTCAGTCCTTACCCGCTGGACAGTGCGGTGTACAGTCCTGTCGTAGTGTTAAGTGTTCTGCTGTTGCAGTCCGGTAGGCAGCAGTCTTACAGCCAGGTGTGAGGCATCTCCTGTGGATGAGCCTGAACAGAGAAGCACTTGGGAGGGTACATGGCTGGGAATTGCAGTGAGTGGTAGGGCATGGCACACGCCGGCGGCAGGACTGCTGTAGGCACCGTCTGCTGTGGCAGCAGCACTTCCACGTACTGGCAGGTCTCTGGATCAAACAGCATCTTGCGCTGAGGTGGAAGTTGGGGAACGTCGACGTAGAAACATCTCCCCGTCTCCGGGTCCATCAGCATGTGTCGGGGGCCCTGTCCGTAAACCTGACCTCCAGCTATCTCAGGATATGCTAAGCCTGCACCGCCCTGCCTGTACTCTGTGCTGAACGGGGCCATGAAACCCTGTGTGCTGCACAGGtactgctgttgttgtgtgtctggGGAGGGCATTTTGTTTTCTCCATTCCCTGCTGGCTGTGGGGGTGAGAATTTTTCTCCCCTCAGCAGTTGGACTGGCTGGTTTTGAGGGGGAGGCTGCATCAGGACAGGGGCCTGAATGAAAGTCATCTTTCCAACGTGGGTTTGAATTGTCTGGTAGTTCATTGGGTTTGGTGTATGGAAGAAGGGAGACATCAGTGGCTGTGGAGTCCCAGTGGTGTTGAGCTGTACACAGGCAGGGGAAGGTGTGCAAGTGAGCGTAGTTTGACCCTGGGATCTGGGAGGAGGGCCCTGGTTTTGGCTGCTGTCCTTGGCACTGGAACACGTTGTAACTGAGGGCTGATACTGTTCTGGCTGGTACACGTGTGCTGCTGATGAGTAATATGTTGGAACTAAAGTCAAACTATTTGTGGCAGTTGCTTGTGGGGATTTCTGTTTCTCATTGGTGGTGCCTGTTCTTTCAGACCATTGCTGATTAGACTTACTGGGGGGCTCCACTGAAGACCAGGTCGGCCGAAGCATCTCTGCTCTGTTTGGGTATTTTGAACTTGTATTGGCATTACTACCCAGGTTATCAGACTGGTTGATATTGGGTCGGCTGCCTCTTTTCTCAATAGATTTTGCAAGGCTTTGGGGTGTGATATTTGTAAATCCAGTGTTAGGAATTCTGTCTTGTGATTCGTGGAGAGCTGTGGCTTTGGTTA
This window harbors:
- the slc23a1 gene encoding solute carrier family 23 member 1, encoding MQHTETQPDHKSDVVQSQTEEQEQSAEGGKLAAEQQQQKQQPGFDMIYTIEDVPPWYLCILLGLQHYLTCFSGTIAVPFLLAEAMCVGKDQNTVSQLVGTIFTCVGITTLIQTTFGVRLPLFQASAFAFLIPAQAILGLDRWKCPSEEEIYGDWSLPLNTSHIWHPRMREIQGAIIASSAVEVVIGLVGLPGLLLDYIGPLTVTPTVSLIGLSVFQTAGDRAGSHWGLSALCIFLIVLFAQYLRNWSFPFLTYNRKKGFGVTRFQIFKMFPIIMAIMLVWLLCYILTLTDVLPSDPSKYGQKARTDARGDIMTLSPWFRFPYPCQWGLPTVTIAGVLGMFSATLAGIIESIGDYYACARLSGAPPPPVHAINRGIFTEGVCCIIAGLLGTGNGSTSSSPNIGVLGITKVGSRRVVQYGAAIMFLLGTVGKFTALFASLPDPILGGMFCTLFGMITAVGLSNLQSVDLNSSRNLFVLGFSMFFGLMLPSYLDLHPGCIKTGVAEVDQILTVLLTTEMFVGGFLAFALDNTIPGTRKERGLLDWKADEGSEGSSANIHTTYDFPIGMSCVRKISCLRYLPICPSFQGFRQRRRKDSMQENNEDELRERTESVRMDTTITLACTKV